One window from the genome of [Clostridium] celerecrescens 18A encodes:
- the hypE gene encoding hydrogenase expression/formation protein HypE: MKIDMSYGSGGKQTGNLINEVFLKHFNNKTLNKLEDAAVLNIKGKIAYTTDSFVVTPLFFKGGNIGKLAVCGTVNDLSMMGAVPRFLTAGFIIEEGAELDTIGQIAASMAQAAKEAGVRIVAGDTKVVEGNGGIYINTSGIGEIQKGGISISNCTPKDAIILSGNLGEHHAAILSYRMGIENQIASDCAPLCSIVKNLLDENIQVHCMRDVTRGGLATVLNEAADQSSCKVEIWEEALPVSAQVRGFCDILGLDPLYMANEGKMIAVVPGSQAQKALQAVQKSKYGKNARIIGTVMEGKGVTMKTRLQGNRTIDVLYGEGLPRIC, translated from the coding sequence ATGAAAATCGACATGTCCTACGGCAGCGGAGGAAAGCAGACCGGCAATCTCATCAATGAGGTATTCCTAAAACACTTTAATAATAAAACCTTAAACAAACTGGAAGATGCCGCAGTATTAAATATAAAGGGAAAAATCGCCTATACCACAGATTCCTTTGTGGTCACGCCCCTGTTTTTTAAAGGTGGAAATATCGGTAAGCTGGCAGTATGCGGGACAGTGAACGACCTTTCCATGATGGGAGCCGTTCCCAGATTTCTGACTGCAGGGTTTATAATAGAAGAAGGTGCGGAGCTTGATACCATCGGGCAGATTGCCGCTTCCATGGCACAGGCGGCAAAAGAGGCAGGAGTAAGGATTGTAGCCGGTGATACAAAAGTGGTGGAAGGAAACGGTGGAATTTATATCAATACCTCCGGAATAGGAGAGATCCAAAAGGGAGGGATCAGCATCTCAAACTGCACGCCTAAGGATGCCATTATTCTTTCCGGGAATCTGGGAGAGCATCACGCGGCTATTCTGTCTTACCGGATGGGAATTGAAAATCAGATCGCAAGTGATTGCGCTCCCCTCTGCTCCATCGTAAAAAATCTTCTTGACGAAAATATCCAGGTCCATTGTATGAGAGATGTTACCAGGGGAGGACTTGCTACGGTCCTTAATGAGGCAGCAGACCAATCTTCCTGCAAAGTGGAGATATGGGAGGAAGCTCTTCCGGTCAGCGCCCAGGTAAGAGGCTTCTGTGATATTCTTGGCCTGGACCCTCTCTACATGGCAAATGAGGGGAAAATGATAGCAGTTGTACCAGGAAGCCAGGCGCAAAAGGCGTTGCAGGCAGTTCAGAAAAGCAAATATGGAAAAAATGCAAGAATTATCGGAACTGTTATGGAAGGCAAGGGCGTAACGATGAAAACCAGGCTGCAGGGAAATAGAACCATTGATGTGCTATATGGAGAAGGCCTGCCCAGAATCTGCTAG
- a CDS encoding N-acetylmuramoyl-L-alanine amidase family protein, producing the protein MAIKIFIDQGHNPSGFFNSGAEANGVSESEVNFQVGIYLQNLLNSDPRFEARVSRPEPNTVLGTNNTTSLAERVAMANNWPADYFISIHCNVNPNPAINGTEVYIYQFYTQSQWLAEHVMEGINQVAGTANNGIRENPALYVLRNTNMPSNLVELGYLSNLSDANKLRDDQYGFAYGIFLGLMRYFGFA; encoded by the coding sequence ATGGCTATTAAAATATTTATTGATCAAGGTCATAATCCCAGCGGATTTTTTAACAGTGGGGCGGAGGCCAATGGTGTAAGCGAGTCTGAAGTCAATTTTCAGGTTGGAATTTATCTGCAAAATTTGCTGAACAGTGACCCAAGGTTTGAAGCTCGTGTATCAAGGCCGGAACCCAATACCGTATTAGGAACCAATAATACTACCAGTTTGGCGGAACGAGTAGCCATGGCAAATAATTGGCCGGCCGACTATTTTATCAGCATACATTGTAATGTGAATCCGAATCCAGCAATTAATGGTACGGAAGTATATATTTATCAATTCTATACCCAGTCTCAGTGGCTGGCGGAACATGTTATGGAAGGTATAAACCAGGTAGCAGGAACGGCAAACAACGGAATCAGGGAAAATCCGGCTCTGTATGTATTAAGAAACACAAACATGCCGTCCAACCTTGTTGAACTGGGCTATTTAAGCAACTTGTCGGATGCCAATAAGCTTCGTGATGATCAATATGGATTTGCTTATGGCATTTTCTTAGGTCTTATGAGGTATTTTGGTTTTGCATAA